TTCAATCGCATCAACTGGTATATCGATAACATCGTTTGCAGCATCTACAATGAGACCCACTTCCAATTCACCTACAGCCACGATAATGATTCGCGTGGTTTCGGAATAGACGCTTTCTTCGAGACTAAAACGATTGCGCAGGTCAATAATCGGTGTCACAACGCCACGCAGATTAATAACCCCTTTGACGAAACTAGGCGTTCGAGGAACTCTTGTAATGTGCTCCAGCTTTTCAATAGATTTGACTTGATGAACCTCTACGCCATACTCTTCGTCCTTCAACCGAAAGACAATCACTTTGACTTCGCTAATGACTTCTTTTTGATCGAGCATGTGGCTGCCCCTCCTTCTACTTAATCAGCGAGTTACAATCTATGATGAGCGCGACCTGACCGTCTCCCAGAATCGTTGCACCTGAAATGGCAAATACATTAACCAGATATTTGCCGAGAGATTTTAGAACAATCTCTTGTTGACCGATGAACGAATCGACGACAAGGCCTGCCATTTTCTCACCTTTACGTACGATGACGACTGCCACTTCATCTTCCGTCGTTTCCCCATTATCAGGCACTTGGAAAATGTCCTGCAGCGAAACGAGCGGAACTACACGTCCCCGGAAGTCGATCACTTTTTGGCGGTGAGCCATCATGATTTGATCTTTTTTAAATACAGCCGTCTCAATGATGGAGCTGAGTGGGACAGCGTACTTCTCATCTTTCACTTGTACCAGCATCGCGGAAATGATAGAGAGAGTAAGTGGCAATTGAATGAGGAAAGTCGTGCCCTGACCGCGCACAGAATCTACGCCGACACTACCGCCCAACGATTCAATTTTGGACTTCACGACATCCAGTCCAACACCACGACCGGAAATATCAGAGACAACTTCCGCTGTACTAAAGCCTGCTGCAAAAAGCAATTCGTGGATTTGCTTGTCGCTCATGCTATCTGCAATAGCAGGATTGACAATGCCTCTCTCAAGCGCTTTTTTGAGGACTTTATCTTTATTGATTCCAGCACCGTCATCTTTAACTTCAATAAATACGTGGTTCCCACTGTGGAAAGCGCGAAGCTCGATTTTTCCTTCTTCTGGCTTACCCGCCTTTTTCCGATCTGCTGGAGACTCAATTCCGTGGTCAAGCGAGTTACGCAGCAAGTGATTGAGTGGGTCCCCGATTTCGTCGATGACGGTACGGTCCAATTCTGTCTCCGCACCGATGATCTCCAGATTCACTTTTTTATTCAGATCTTTTTGCAGATCACGAATCATACGTGGGAAACGATTGAATACTTGCTCCACCGGTACCATGCGCATGGTCAGAATGATGTTTTGCAAATCGCCACTAATCCGGCTCATGTGCTCCACGGTTTCCTGTAGTTCGTTCTTTCCGATCTCCCGCGCCAACTGCTCCAGACGACCGCGGTCAATAACTAATTCGCTAAACAGATTCATCAAGATATCCAAGCGTTCGATATCCACACGAATGGTTTTACCACCAGCCGTCGCCTTCTTCACGGGTGCTTGAGGAGCATCTGCTGCTCCTTTTTCAGCTGGTGCTGGTGTCTGTTGTACTACAGGAGCAGGTGGAGCTTCACTCTTCATTTGAATCGTTTCGATTGTCACATCTTGGATTTCCGAAATGTTAAGAATCGTAGTGCGAACTTTTTCAATCGATTGCTCCGTCACATAGGCGATTTCAAACGATTGTTCAAATCTCTCATTCTCGATATCTTCAACAGCTGGCTTCGTTTTGATCACTTCACCCATGGATTCCAATTGATCAAAAACCATGTAAGAGCGAGCGGCTTTAAGCAAGCAGTTTTCATTCAATGTCACTTTGATCCACAAAACATTGTTACCGAGCTCCTGAGACTGCTTCAAGACCATCATGGCATAGTCATCCAGCTCATGATCTTCAGCTGGTGTACTTTCCTCTTGCGGTGCTTCCACAGCCATCGTAGCAGCTGCTACTTCCTGCTCGGCTGAAAAGTCTCCCGCTACAATCGCTCGCAGCTTCTTTACAATAGCGGTTACATCCGCGGAACCGTCTCCGCCTTCTGTGATATCGATGACCATGCCTTCAATCAAATCTACACTCTGGAAAATAGCGTCCATAATGTCGCTGGTAATCGTTAACTTCTGATTGCGAATCAGGTCCAACACATTTTCCGCTTCGTGAGTCAAACTCGCCATGTCTTCATAGCCCATAGTTGCCGACATACCTTTCAATGTATGTGCGGAACGAAAAATCTCTTTGACGTGGCCAATGTTACCCGGATCACTTTCCAAGAGTAACAAGTTGGCGTTGATCGCCTGTAGGTGTTCCTTTGACTCCTCAATAAACATGTCCAAATACTGATTCATATCCATAGGTGATCCACCTCCCAAAAATCAGTGCAAGAGCTTGCACAACAGCTCTGGAATCTTTTCCAATGGGGCCACGTTGTCTGCCAAGCCTGCTTGAATGGCAGCTCGTGGCATTCCGTATACGACACAGCTCGACTCTTCTTCGATAATACTTGTGACATGGCCAAGCTCCTTCATGAGCTTTAGCCCTTTAGTCCCATCATTTCCCATACCTGTCATGATGATTGCCCATTTGTCTACATTTGTCAATTGACTGACTGATTCAAACAGGATATCGACAGATGGTCTGTGTCCGCCTCGTGGCTCCTCTTGATGCAAATAGGCCTGTAGTCTCCCATTCACTTGACGAACTTCGAAATGGAAGCCTCCTGGAGCGATGTACGCTGTCCCATTTTCCAAATACTCGCCATCGACAACTTCGGTTACTCGAATTTGGCATAACGAGTCTAGTCGATTTGCTAACGATTTTGTGAAACCTGCCGGCATATGCTGAACGATGGCAATTGGTGCCGGAAAATTCGCCGGAATTGCAGTTAGTACACTTTGCAATGCTTTAGGACCACCTGTTGAAGTACCTAATACCACCAGTCTTGCCTTTCCACCCACTTGTGACCGCATCACAGCAGGCGGGCTCGGTATTTTCGTACGTATTACTGGAGTTACCGGTGTAACAGGTGCTGCTTTTGATTCAGAAGATACCGGTTTGGCTACCCGAGTCATCTGCTGTTTCAAACGTACTTTCGATGCCGCCGCCGCCTTCACGCGCTCGATGAGACGATCGCCCACTTTGTGGATGTCGAGAGAAATTGGTCCAGAGGGCTTCGTTACAAAGTCAAACGCACCTAGTTCCAACGCATGAATCGTAGCTTCTGCCCCTTCTTTCGTCAGGCTGCTCAACATGACGATCGGAACTGGGCACTCATTCATCAGCTTTTCCAGAGCGTCCAAACCGTTCATGACTGGCATTTCAATGTCGAGTGTGAGAACATCCGGCGCCAGTTGCTTACATTTTTCTATACATTCGAGTCCATTTTTGGCTCGATCGATCACTTCAATCTCAGGATCCGTAGATAAAATGTCCGAAATCACTTTACGCATGAATGCAGAATCGTCCGTTACGAGAACGCGGATTTTGCTCATTCGAATGTCGCTCCCTTCCTACTTTTGTGTCTCATCGTATGAAGTGCCTCAACCTCGCAAGAAAACCTTTGAGACCACTGATAGAATCATCTGTAGTAACCGGACGATCCAAGTACCGCTCTACCAGATTTCGTATGCTTCTCGCAGCTTGCGATTGTGGATATGTAAGTAGAAAAGGACGCTGCAGTTTAACAGCTTTAGAAACATAAGGATCATCCGAAACATATCCAAGCGACTGAATATCCATATTCAAAAAACGTTTGGAAACCATCGCAAGCTTGTCTGCCGTCATTTTCCCTTCTCTCTCCGACGACGCCCTGTTTATCACCAATCGAATGGAAACAGCGGGGTTACGTGAGTGAAGCATCTTGATGACTGCATATGCATCCGTTATCGCTGGTGGTTCGGGAGTGGTAACAAGGATGACCTCGTCTGAGGAGAGCATGAATCTCATGGATTCTTTTGAAAAACCTGCTCCCGTATCAAAAATGATAGTGTCAGCATAGCCCTGCAATGGGTCTAGATGTGAGAATAAGCGATCAAGCTTCTCATCATCTAACTGCATGATCTGCGTAAAGCCAGAACCACCCGCGATGAATTCTAAGCCTCCAGGCCCGTGCTCGATAATGTCCCAAACAGTCGTATCTGGCTCTAACAAATGAAATAGATGCTTTTTTGGGGTAATTCCCATTAATACATCCAGATTTGCCAGACCCAGGTCCAAGTCAAACAAAACCGCCTTATGACCCTTCTCAATCAAACCAAGTCCAAAATTCAGGCTGAAATTGGACTTGCCGACACCACCTTTTCCACTCGTCACTGTCACCAGTCTAGTCGGCCGTGTCTTCTTGTTTTGTAGCATCCTCTCACGGAGTTGCTCTGCTTGGTCACGCATCTGTTTACTCTCCCATAATCATCGTTGAAACCAGCTCGGGTGTAGCTACAACGATATCATCTGGTACATTTTGACCTGTCGTTACATAGGAGAGCTGTAGATTCATCTCCTGACAAACATTCAACATCGTGCCAAAGCTGTTCGTTTCATCTGCTTTTGTAAAAATGACTTGCTTCACTTGAACTTCCGCAAAATTTTGGACGATTGCTTTCATATCGTTGAATTTGGAGCTCAAGCTAAGTACTAGGTAGTTCACGCTGTCTTTTCCATGCTCGAGCAATTCACGAATGCCTTCGACGTACTCATCGTTGCGAAAATTTCGTCCAGCCGTATCTACAAAAATGAGGTCACAATCACTTAAGCGCTCCATCGCCGCCGCCATTTCTCTCGGAGAAAAGACAACCTCCAGCGGGACATTCAGGATGTTTGCATACGTCTTCAGCTGTTCTACAGCCGCCATTCGATACGTATCCGCCGTGATAAAGCCGATTTTTCGCTTTTCCTTCAACATGCTGTTCGCCGCAAGCTTGGCAATCGTCGTTGTTTTTCCTACCCCTGTCGGACCGAAAAAGAAAGCATACCGTACGTTCTTACCCAGCCTTGGCGAAGATGCTGTATACGGCTCGATCATGGAAGTGATGATTGTTCGGCATACCGTAAACGCTTCTTCCTCCGTCCACTTTTCACCCGGTTGCGACTTTTCCATTATTTGGCGAATGATTTCCGCTGTCAGCTCTTCAGTCACTTCCTGCTTCAATAACTGTGCACGAATAGACTGTACCGCTGGAGGAAGTTGTTCACTTAAGTCATGCACCAGCAGCTTTTGAAACATTTGACGCATATCTCGCATTTCCGTAGCAATCGCGTCATGATTGCTTGCGGGTAAAGCTCTTTCTTGGGAGGTCGTGACAGGAGCATGCTGCTCAGTTGGCTCGCCTTGCTTTGGCATAGCTCTCGTATCTGTGATCTCTTCCTTTGGAAGCGTCGCAACCGCGGTTTGTGTCATCGCGGCTACGACCTGCTCCCTACCTGTTGATTCAGTTTGTTGATTCTCTGATGTTTTGGTCACAGTCGGTCTTCGATACGCTTGAGCAGCCGTGTACGTACCCGTCTGCGATTTGGGCAAAACGTTGTTGGTTCGATGTTCAGCTGCTACTGTGGAATTTTCTCGATCGGATGCCTTTTCATCGACAGCAGCGATTACTTCGATTCGTTGTTTGCCAAACATCCCGAACAATCCACCTGTTTTGATCGGCTTAGAATTCAGAATCACTGCATCCATTCCTAAGTCCGTCCTGATTTTTTCCATTGCTTCTGGCATCGAATCGACAATGTAACGTTTTACCCTCACGAAATGTTCACCATCCCTACGCTTTGCACTTCAACATGTGGTTCGAGCTCGCTGTACGACAAAACGGGAACGTCTGGCATCATGCGATCTACTAATTGACGCAAGTACATTCGAACTGCTGGTGATGATAGAATGATCGGCTGTTGACCCGAGTTGATCATTTTGCTCACTTCAGTCGACATGATTTGGAAAATTCGCTGAGACGTTTCCGGATCCATCGCCAGATAGCTTCCTTGCTCAGACTGTTCCACACGTTCGGAGATTGCTTTTTCCAATCCTGCTCCAGCTGTAAGCACGCGAAGTGGTTGTCCTGGCTCCGTAAATTGGAGTGTGATCTGTCTCGCCATCGCTTGTCTCACATATTCTGTCAGTACATCCGGATCTTTTGTATACAAGGCATGATCCGCAAGTGCCTCGAGAATGACGTGGAGATTTCGAACAGAGACTTTTTCACGCAACAGCTTTTGCAATACTTTTTGTACGTCCCCTATGGCGAGCATACTTGGAATCAGCTCGTCTACGAGAACTGGTGCTGTCTCCCGAACATTGTCGATCAGGGCCCTTGTCTCTTGGCGACCTAACAATTCGTGGGCATGTCGCTTGATGACCTCTGTCAGATGTGTAGCCACAACAGATGGCGGATCGACAACTGTATAGCCAGACAGCTCAGCAATCTCCTTATTCTCTTCTGTTACCCATAATGCGGGCAATCCAAACGCAGGTTCTACGGTTTCTATCCCAACAATGGAATCATCTTCAATCCCCGGGCTCATCGCTAGATAGTGATCCAGCATGATTTCCCCTTTAGCGACCTGGTTGCCTTTTATTTTGATCATGTATTCATTCGGTCGAAGCTGGATGTTGTCACGTATACGAATAACCGGTACAACGATCCCCATCTCGAGAGCGATTTGTCTTCGAATCATAATGACTCGATCTAGCAAATCTCCACCCTGCTTCACATCAGCAAGCGGGATTAAGCCATAACCGAATTCGAATTCGATCGGATCGACCTGCAGCAGGTTCACGACGCTTTCGGGACTGCGTACTTCTTCCATTTGCTGCTCTTCCACCTTGTCGGCGGATTCCTGTATTTGCATCTTTTGGTTCTTCTCCATTTTCCAAGCAGCAAATGCCATGATCCCGGAAACCGGAAGCACAGGCAGAATTCCAATCGGTGTAAAGAGTCCCAGTAATAGCATACATCCGGATACGATATAGAGAAGACGCGGAAAGCTGAACATTTGCTTGACAATGTCTTCTCCCAAACCTTCACCAGAAGTGGAACGCGTTACAATAATACCCGCAGCAGTCGAGATTAAGAGCGCTGGAATCTGACTCACCAATGCGTCACCGACAGACATGGTAGTGAAACGAGAGGCAGACTCAGCAAAGCTCATATCGTGAATGAGCATCCCGATGATAAAACCACCAATAATATTTACGATAAAAATGATAATACCCGCGATGGCGTCCCCTTTTACGAATTTGCTGGCACCATCCATTGCTCCATAAAAGTCTGCTTCGTTTTCAATCTTTTTTCTTCGGACACGTGCTTCAGCTTCTGTGATCATTCCTGCATTCAGATCCGCATCGATACTCATCTGCTTACCAGGCATCGCATCGAGCGTAAAGCGTGCTGCTACCTCAGCGACGCGCTCAGAACCTTTGGTGATTACGATAAATTGAATGATGATCAAGATCAGAAACACGACGAAACCGACGACTTGATTACCACCGACTACAAAGCTACCGAACGTTTCAATAACTTTACCGCCTTCACCGTGCGAGAGAATATTTCTAGTCGTCGACACGTTTAGGGCTAGTCGAAAAAGTGTTGTAATAAGCAAAACCGTCGGAAAGATCGAGAATTCCAAAGTCTCTTTTGTATACATCGACACAAGCAAGATGGTCAATGCAAGGGAGATATTCAAAATCAACAGCAAATCAAGAAGCGCTGAAGGAAGTGGGATTACCATCATGACAACAATGCTTATGACAAAAAGGATCGTACCAACTTCTTTAAATTTGAATCCCACTGGTTATCCTCCTTCCATTTATTTCACTTTCCCTTGCAGCTTGTAGACGTACGCGAGAACTTCCGCGACCGCTTTAAACATCTCTTCGGGAATTTGTTGCCCAACTTCAACTTGACTATAGAGAGCCCGGGCCAAGGGCTTGTTTTCCATGGTAACGATACGATGCTTTTTCGCTACTTCCCTTATTTTTAATGCCAGATAGTCTTGCCCTTTGGCGATTACCGTTGGTGCACTCATCGCACTTGCGTCATAGCGAACGGCAACGGCAAAGTGGGTCGGGTTCGTAATAATGACATCCGCTTTGGGAAGCTCCTGCATCATACGGCGAATGGCCATACTTCTTTGCCGTTCACGAATCTTCCCTTTGATGAGCGGATCACCTTCCGCTTGCTTATGCTCGTCCTTGAGATCCTGTTTGGACATCCGCAGATTCTTTTCATGCTCATAACGTTGATAGGCATAGTCCAGAACCGCGAGAATGAAAAGCAATAACCCGAGATAGATTCCCAGCTTTGTCACCTCTTCGGCAGTAAACGATAGGACTGCTCCGAGAGACAATAAGGAAAGTTGTACAACTTGTTCCTTTGCATTCCACAAAATGACGTACGCGACGTATATGCCTGCGCTTATTTTTAATAAAGACTTCAGTAGCTCTACGAGTGAGCGTAAGGAAAAAATTCTTTTTGCCCCTTTAATCGGATCAATCTTTTCCAACTTCATTTGAAGGGGCTCTGTACTAAAATGCCAGCCTACTTGCATGTAGTTCACCGCAAACGCGACAAGAAAACTCAAGCCTAAGATAGGTCCTACAATTTTTATCGCTTCAAATACGAGTTGCATCACCATGACTTTTAAATTTTCTTCATTTAATTGCCACGTGGTGTATGTAATCAATGACTCCCGCATCAAATCTTGAAAGGTGCCTAGCATGGTAGAGCCAAGCATCATTAACAGAAAGAAAAATGCTGTCAAAGATAGGGCTGGGGAAAGATCCTGACTTTTTGCAACTTGCCCTTTTTTTCGTGCGTCTTGTTTTTTCTTGGGCGTAGCTTTTTCCGTCTTTTCCCCATTAAAAAATTGAAGATCTACTTGATAAGAAAGCCTCAATTGATTCATGGTGATCCTCCGAGCGATTTCATCATTTCTGCAAGTGCCCGGAACATATTCCCAAACAATCCGTTCAGGGTCAGCAAGAACGCAGGCATCACTACGATAAGTAGTAAAAAGCCGGCAAGCAGTTTAATGGGCAAACCCACCACAAAGATATTAAACTGCGGGACAGATTTGGCGATAATACCAAGAGAGAGATCAACCAGAAACAATGCAACGACGATCGGTGCCGCAATCATAAACGCACTCGTAAACATCGTTAGAAATGTCTTTACTGCTGTCATCATGACGTTTTCGCTTCCGAAAGCCGCCCACATGATGTCCACCGGTATAACCTGGTAACTGCTTATCACACCTCGTATCAGCATGTGATGCCCGTCGATACTGAAAAAGTACAAGACAGCGAGAATGTTTTTGAAGTTACCTGTCACTGGGATATACGCACCCGTTTTCGGGTCAATCACGTTTGCCATGGCAAGACCCATCTGCATGTCCATCAGTCCGCCGGCAACCTGAATGGCAATAAACATCATTTCACATATGTAACCAAGAATGACACCAACAAGCGCTTCTTTTATGACATACATAACAAATGTCAAATCCATTGGAATCTCGCCTTGTACGGGCAAGGATTGAAAGCTGATGACGGCAATGATAAACGCGAGCGCGATTTTAAACTGATTCGGTACTCCACGAATGGAAAAGAACGGAGCCGTTACAAAAAAAGCACTCATTCGGACAAAAACAAGCATGAATATGGGTAAATACATCAGAAAAAGATTCATATGCTACCCAACAAAACGATGAAGGTTACCGAAGATCCCCATCGTAAAATCAAGCAGTACCCGAAGCATCCATGGACCAGCAGCCAAGATCACAACAAATACGGCCACGATCTTCGGAATGAAAGCGAGTGTCTGCTCCTGAATTTGTGTCGTTGCCTGAAAGACACTGACCATCAAACCGACCAGCAAGGCGACCCCAAGTGCGGGTGCCGAAATCAGCAGGATGGTATAAACAGAGCTTTGGGCAATCTGCATAAGTAATTCTTGTGTCATGCTCTACCTCCTGAGGCATTCGGAATGTCGCTAAAAACTGGTCAAAAGTGATTTCACAATGAGATACCAGCCGTCCACCATGATGAACAATAAAATCTTAAACGGCAATGAAATCATCACCGGCGGTAACATCATCATCCCCATCCCCATCAAAATACTGGAGATGATCATATCAATTACGAGAAAAGGAATGAATATCATAAAGCCGATCTGAAAAGCCGTCTTCAATTCGCTGATGGCATAAGCAGGTACCAGCGCATTCAAAGGAATATCTTGGATCGTTTTTGGTCGTTCGGCTTTTGTGTATTCCAGAAAAAGTGCTAAATCTTTTTCACGCGTCTGTTTTGCCATAAATTGCTTAAAGGGTATGACCGCCGCGTCAAATGCCTGCTGTTGCGTTAGCTTTCCTTGCATAAATGGCTGCACGGCTGTTTCGTTTACTTGTCCGAGTGTTGGGGCCATTATGAAAAATGTCATAAATAACGCAAGAGCAATCAATACCTGATTCGGTGGCATTTGCTGAGTTGCCAACGCATTTCTTACAAAAGACAAGACAATGATAATTCGCGCAAAACTAGTCATTAAAAGCAAAATCGCTGGAGCTACAGATAATACTGTCAAAATCAGTAACAGCTGAATGGCCGTTGATGTCTCCTGCGGTGTTCCTGTTCCGCCGCCTATCTTCAAATCAATGCTTGGAACAAGCGGTGTCCCCACTGGCGCCGCCATGGCCATATCAGGTACGGATAGCAACACTGCGACAAGCATCAGCACCTGCAAAAAATATTTCATTTTTGGTCCCCTCTGTCCTGAGCTTGCTCGTTCTTCCAATGTTCTGTTTGGTTTGGACGATTCTTCAAGTCGTTCCATTGACCTTGCAACAGATCTTGAAAGCTTTTCCCGTCCATTTCAGAAGAAAACAAGATTTCTTCTTCTGCCTGCTTTTTCTTACCGAACGGAAGCCATTCTAGCGAGAATGGGCTTTTCATCGGTTTGATCTCAGCGTCAGCCAAAATCAAATCTACCTCTTCACCCGGTTCGATTCTACGAAGCAATTGAACGTTTTCTCCTACTCCCACGATGTACAATGACTCACCGATCATAACAACCTGCAGTGTTTTGCCATTACCTAGCGCAGTTGCGCTAATCACTTTAATCGGTCCATGACTTTGAGCCCCTTGACGTCGACCAAGAAAACGGAGCAATAAAAAGATCAATACAGCAATAAAGCCAAGCGAAAAGATGACTTGAACCAGATACCCGATCATACTTCCTGTTCCGCTGCCCGGAATGGCCGCCGGCTGTTCACTGCCGGCGGGCGCATTGCTAGTTGGCACTTTTCCCTTGTTGTACGCATCCGCTACTGAACCTTCCGCAAAAGCGGTACTCGGCAGGGAGGAGACGAAAAGCAACAGGATCAGACTGAAGACTAAAATGAGTCTTGCCCCTGCATTCCGGATCATCATCATTAGCTCATTGTCTTTTTGATCGCTTCCAAAACGCGATCCGCTTGGAATGGTTTTACGATGAAGTCTTTTGCGCCCGCCTGGATCGCATCGATTACCATCGCTTGTTGTCCCATCGCAGAGCACATGATAACGCGCGCGTTAGGATCCAACTTTTTAATTTCTTTCAGTGCAGAAATTCCATCCATCTCTGGCATGGTAATATCCATGGTTACGAGATCAGGTCCCAATTCTTTGTATTTTTCAACTGCTTGTGCACCGTCACTTGCTTCCCCTACGACGCTGTACCCGTTTTTCGAAAGAATTTCCTTGATCATCATACGCATGAACGCTGCATCGTCGACGATTAAAACTTTGTTAGACATGAATAGCTCCTCCCTAATGCTTCCCACTTGATTGGTTTATTGTAATTTTTGAACACGATCTATCTGACTGATGATGTCTGTAACACGAACCCCAAAGTTCTCATCAATGACGACAACCTCGCCCTTGGCAATTAATTTGTTGTTCACCAATATGTCTACATGCTCACCTGCCAGCTTGTCCAACTGTATAATCGATCCAGCGGACAAGTCAAGGATTTCTCTAATGAGCTTTTTCGTACGTCCTAACTCAACTGTTACCTGTAATGGAATATCGTGAAGCAAGTTCAAATTCTGTATGTCTCCTGTATACATAGGAGCACCTCCAAGTGGAGCAAATTGTGCTGGTACTACATTCGCCTGATTAGCGGCAGGACCTCCGAAATGCTGTGGTGTTGGCGGAGCCATTGGAGGCTGCTGATACATTCCTGGGTACGGAGCGTAGCCAGGTGGCATCATTTGTTGTCCATACGCGTCAGGATACATCGGCGGCTGTCCTGGGTAGCCCATTGGCGGTGCGTAACCCGGCGGTTGCTGATACATTGGCTGTTGCTGTGCCTGTGACGGCTGCGCTACAGGCGGTACGTGGCTCTGTGGCTGCTCTTGCATACTTTGCTGGACAGAAGGAGCCGACAGACCCATAGCTGGCAGAGAAGGCATCTCTATCTCATCTATGAGGGCCGCTGCTGCTT
The window above is part of the Brevibacillus brevis NBRC 100599 genome. Proteins encoded here:
- the flhF gene encoding flagellar biosynthesis protein FlhF, translated to MRVKRYIVDSMPEAMEKIRTDLGMDAVILNSKPIKTGGLFGMFGKQRIEVIAAVDEKASDRENSTVAAEHRTNNVLPKSQTGTYTAAQAYRRPTVTKTSENQQTESTGREQVVAAMTQTAVATLPKEEITDTRAMPKQGEPTEQHAPVTTSQERALPASNHDAIATEMRDMRQMFQKLLVHDLSEQLPPAVQSIRAQLLKQEVTEELTAEIIRQIMEKSQPGEKWTEEEAFTVCRTIITSMIEPYTASSPRLGKNVRYAFFFGPTGVGKTTTIAKLAANSMLKEKRKIGFITADTYRMAAVEQLKTYANILNVPLEVVFSPREMAAAMERLSDCDLIFVDTAGRNFRNDEYVEGIRELLEHGKDSVNYLVLSLSSKFNDMKAIVQNFAEVQVKQVIFTKADETNSFGTMLNVCQEMNLQLSYVTTGQNVPDDIVVATPELVSTMIMGE
- a CDS encoding chemotaxis protein CheA; amino-acid sequence: MDMNQYLDMFIEESKEHLQAINANLLLLESDPGNIGHVKEIFRSAHTLKGMSATMGYEDMASLTHEAENVLDLIRNQKLTITSDIMDAIFQSVDLIEGMVIDITEGGDGSADVTAIVKKLRAIVAGDFSAEQEVAAATMAVEAPQEESTPAEDHELDDYAMMVLKQSQELGNNVLWIKVTLNENCLLKAARSYMVFDQLESMGEVIKTKPAVEDIENERFEQSFEIAYVTEQSIEKVRTTILNISEIQDVTIETIQMKSEAPPAPVVQQTPAPAEKGAADAPQAPVKKATAGGKTIRVDIERLDILMNLFSELVIDRGRLEQLAREIGKNELQETVEHMSRISGDLQNIILTMRMVPVEQVFNRFPRMIRDLQKDLNKKVNLEIIGAETELDRTVIDEIGDPLNHLLRNSLDHGIESPADRKKAGKPEEGKIELRAFHSGNHVFIEVKDDGAGINKDKVLKKALERGIVNPAIADSMSDKQIHELLFAAGFSTAEVVSDISGRGVGLDVVKSKIESLGGSVGVDSVRGQGTTFLIQLPLTLSIISAMLVQVKDEKYAVPLSSIIETAVFKKDQIMMAHRQKVIDFRGRVVPLVSLQDIFQVPDNGETTEDEVAVVIVRKGEKMAGLVVDSFIGQQEIVLKSLGKYLVNVFAISGATILGDGQVALIIDCNSLIK
- a CDS encoding chemotaxis protein CheW encodes the protein MLDQKEVISEVKVIVFRLKDEEYGVEVHQVKSIEKLEHITRVPRTPSFVKGVINLRGVVTPIIDLRNRFSLEESVYSETTRIIIVAVGELEVGLIVDAANDVIDIPVDAIEPPPEVVGGVEAAYLRGVAKLDKRLLILLNLDKVLSTEEIKQLDAIEG
- a CDS encoding MinD/ParA family protein: MRDQAEQLRERMLQNKKTRPTRLVTVTSGKGGVGKSNFSLNFGLGLIEKGHKAVLFDLDLGLANLDVLMGITPKKHLFHLLEPDTTVWDIIEHGPGGLEFIAGGSGFTQIMQLDDEKLDRLFSHLDPLQGYADTIIFDTGAGFSKESMRFMLSSDEVILVTTPEPPAITDAYAVIKMLHSRNPAVSIRLVINRASSEREGKMTADKLAMVSKRFLNMDIQSLGYVSDDPYVSKAVKLQRPFLLTYPQSQAARSIRNLVERYLDRPVTTDDSISGLKGFLARLRHFIR
- a CDS encoding protein-glutamate methylesterase/protein-glutamine glutaminase; this translates as MSKIRVLVTDDSAFMRKVISDILSTDPEIEVIDRAKNGLECIEKCKQLAPDVLTLDIEMPVMNGLDALEKLMNECPVPIVMLSSLTKEGAEATIHALELGAFDFVTKPSGPISLDIHKVGDRLIERVKAAAASKVRLKQQMTRVAKPVSSESKAAPVTPVTPVIRTKIPSPPAVMRSQVGGKARLVVLGTSTGGPKALQSVLTAIPANFPAPIAIVQHMPAGFTKSLANRLDSLCQIRVTEVVDGEYLENGTAYIAPGGFHFEVRQVNGRLQAYLHQEEPRGGHRPSVDILFESVSQLTNVDKWAIIMTGMGNDGTKGLKLMKELGHVTSIIEEESSCVVYGMPRAAIQAGLADNVAPLEKIPELLCKLLH
- the flhA gene encoding flagellar biosynthesis protein FlhA, whose amino-acid sequence is MGFKFKEVGTILFVISIVVMMVIPLPSALLDLLLILNISLALTILLVSMYTKETLEFSIFPTVLLITTLFRLALNVSTTRNILSHGEGGKVIETFGSFVVGGNQVVGFVVFLILIIIQFIVITKGSERVAEVAARFTLDAMPGKQMSIDADLNAGMITEAEARVRRKKIENEADFYGAMDGASKFVKGDAIAGIIIFIVNIIGGFIIGMLIHDMSFAESASRFTTMSVGDALVSQIPALLISTAAGIIVTRSTSGEGLGEDIVKQMFSFPRLLYIVSGCMLLLGLFTPIGILPVLPVSGIMAFAAWKMEKNQKMQIQESADKVEEQQMEEVRSPESVVNLLQVDPIEFEFGYGLIPLADVKQGGDLLDRVIMIRRQIALEMGIVVPVIRIRDNIQLRPNEYMIKIKGNQVAKGEIMLDHYLAMSPGIEDDSIVGIETVEPAFGLPALWVTEENKEIAELSGYTVVDPPSVVATHLTEVIKRHAHELLGRQETRALIDNVRETAPVLVDELIPSMLAIGDVQKVLQKLLREKVSVRNLHVILEALADHALYTKDPDVLTEYVRQAMARQITLQFTEPGQPLRVLTAGAGLEKAISERVEQSEQGSYLAMDPETSQRIFQIMSTEVSKMINSGQQPIILSSPAVRMYLRQLVDRMMPDVPVLSYSELEPHVEVQSVGMVNIS
- the flhB gene encoding flagellar biosynthesis protein FlhB, whose product is MNQLRLSYQVDLQFFNGEKTEKATPKKKQDARKKGQVAKSQDLSPALSLTAFFFLLMMLGSTMLGTFQDLMRESLITYTTWQLNEENLKVMVMQLVFEAIKIVGPILGLSFLVAFAVNYMQVGWHFSTEPLQMKLEKIDPIKGAKRIFSLRSLVELLKSLLKISAGIYVAYVILWNAKEQVVQLSLLSLGAVLSFTAEEVTKLGIYLGLLLFILAVLDYAYQRYEHEKNLRMSKQDLKDEHKQAEGDPLIKGKIRERQRSMAIRRMMQELPKADVIITNPTHFAVAVRYDASAMSAPTVIAKGQDYLALKIREVAKKHRIVTMENKPLARALYSQVEVGQQIPEEMFKAVAEVLAYVYKLQGKVK